Within the Eleginops maclovinus isolate JMC-PN-2008 ecotype Puerto Natales chromosome 13, JC_Emac_rtc_rv5, whole genome shotgun sequence genome, the region aGGTAAATGTATGTGTAACTAAGACTCTAAGAGGAAACACTTTAGCAAAGACGCAGCAGTTTGAGACCTGATTTACCGCACCCACGGGATAAGAAGAACAGATTGTCGTTAATACAAGTTATGTAATGATGTGTTGGCATCCATCATAATGCTGCgcagttttttaaagattgttcTGTCAGAAAAAACAGGAATCTCATGATCTTTTTCATCACCGCTGCTGTTTTCATCCAACCATTCAttcacatccatccatccggtCAATCTGTGTGGCAGTTAAATAACCAAAAATGGTCAAACCCAAGACACGAGCACTTCATGGATCCATACACGAGCAAAAATCGGTTAATACTCACGTGCCGAAAGCACGGTGTGCTTACGCTTCTCTTAAGCACATATGAAAAGGAAAGATTAAGGGGCTATAGGTGTTGTTGCAACCAAATTCAGGGATCATTCATAATGGTAAACAAAGGATGGTAGGCTGAATATTCCCACTCTTCCGCGTTGGATCTCACTCAGGCAGGCCCAGCTGTTCGCCAGCGCTTCAAGCACCTGCTCGACTCTATCAAGTTAAACATAAAGAAGATGTTTATTTACCCAATGTGTTTACACCTCAGTCGCtcgttgtttttctcttcaaaaCGTTTCGTTGTTTAGTACGAACAACGCTTCTCTCTTCCCATGAACTTGGGAACTTTGGGAATTCCAAGCTGCGTCACGTCAACCAAGACGCCATTCGTCCAATAGGATTACAGCAATGGCTGCAAAGCTCCCGCCCCTGAACCCAGGCTGGACCAATTAGATAGAAGTGTTGTGTCAGGAGAACGACGCACAGCACAGCATGATTGACGATAGCAGGTGAAAGTGGCAGGTGATAGACGCTGATCCTTTTTAATAATACAACTTCATGTGTGAACCTAACCCTCGGGATGCAtgcgtgtacacacacacacacacatatatatagcCTATATATACAGAAGAGGAGGCTACCAGGACCAGCTGTACACTGACACGTCTGCAGAGCTATATTTGAACTGTGGTACTTACCAGAGTGGACAACCCCTCTACTCCTGTTGCTCCAGTTTGGACAAAGATTTCATCATCTGGCTCTCTTTTCTTCTAAATTAAAGTTTggaaactgttttgttttcactggAGGAAGAAATAAATTGCTACTTTACCTAGGTTGAAGTAGCAATTCTATGCCACAGTGTAAAACATAATCTGTTATAAATTAAAGTaatgcatttaacattttacttaGTAAAAGTAATAGAGCAATAGCAGCAAAAGATAAAGTccaacaagtaaaagtactcaatatGCCCATTTTGCAATACCATCAAGTAGTGCTTAGTAAGACGCAGTGATGCATAACTTGTCCATTACTTTAATAATGCATCTGGTAAAAGTGGGGTATATTTCAACATCGCTATCGTGCTAGTGCTGCTAGGTAGCTTAACCTATAGTAAATATCGGAATGtatatattgatttatattatgTATTCATAGTCTAAATCTTCCAAGAAACTAGTAAATAAACCTGTCACAACTATATATTGGAGGAAAAcgtgcaatatttaaaatgcagttcTTAAGTAGCATTTATAACAAGAAAATACtcatgtataaaaaaaataagtaaattaacTCAACATTTTAGTAACTACAGTAGTACTGAAGTAATATATAGATTACTTAATAATTGCAGTCAGGGAAAGCAGGGCAGATGGAACATAGTGTAAAACAAccctaaataaaacattaaaaatatgattttatcttttgttttattattacttatGCATGTTGCTGAAGAAGGTGATCGAATTTTTAATATTACATCTGTAAACCATCTGCTAATTAACTAATAgtaactgtcaaataaatgtagttgaataaaaaaatcaatatttgtttatgAAATGTACGTAGTACAACCATAACTTAAGAAATAACAAgtaacacaacaataaaaagtaaTGCTTACTTAGGACCACTTATTATTTAAGTTTAATGTATCACATAATCATCAGATGAATCCATAACGGTAATAAATATTAGACTTCATTagttacaaaaaatatattattgtattaaacAGTTAAAAAGAGAAACTGAGTCTTCAGATAATACATACatagacaaaaaagaaaatcccaatCAACATAACAGTGGAAATATCTGGGTCATGTTTGGATTGCTTTTGTAAATCATATCCTTTATGTACTCGATTTGTTTTCAATATACTGACCAATAAGGAGATTCTGTAGCGATGATGGTGATTTCCTGCGACGTACTGAACAGACCAATGGCGAGAGAGTAATGTGGATGCATTGACCAATGGGAAGAGTGGATGTCTATTTGAACGGCGAAAAGCGGGTTAGCAAACATTCGAGAGGGAAACAAAGAGGAGTCTACATCTTACTTCTCTTGGACTCAAAGCACTGgaataatttactttttttaaggTTCTGAATTCTTTGGCATTTTTCTAAGGTATTTTTTAATCCCGATTGATTGCGTTGACTCAACAGCAGTAACATCTAGTTCGTAAAAGTTATCAAAGAAAACGCTTGTTCTCAGCTACCTTTAGCAAAGTTAGCTCAACTGTTAGCCACACTCGCTTAGCCATGCGAGCTTGCTGTCACGTTGTTCAACATTTGTCTAATGTGTCCTATTTGACATTCTCAATGTTGACTAATGATGAAAATCTCTCCCCAGGTCCCCATCATGTCTCACAAACAAATCTACTACTCTGATAAATATGACGATGAAAAATACGAGTACAGGTGTGCATGGCTTATGTTTATCCAACATTCAATGTGACTTTATCATCATGTCAGCACTATTTTATAACCTTTTTAGCAATGTGGCATTGTACAGAACACATCGTCCGTTGTTTACCATGATAtgtcataacatgaacattcaaTTTCTGTTAATTTCCCCTCTCGTGTTTTACAGACACGTCATGCTACCCAAAGACATTGCAAAGCGTGTACCGAAGACCCATTTGATGTCGGAGACCGAGTGGAGGAACCTTGGGGTCCAGCAGAGCCAAGGATGGGTACATTACATGATCCACCAGCCAGGTATTTTATCCTCTTTCTAGGATACTTTCTTCCACTGATCGGAAATGTACCCAAAGGGAAGCAAGCATTAATAGATGTAGTGTCTTGATCGCTTTCTgataataatagttattttgCTTGATGAGTCACTGAGTtactgtttgaaaaataaacttGGTAGCCACACTACTAACTTGTGCCGTTATACATGAGCAGCTTGAAGGGTTTTGTTATGATCAATTGTGATAAAAGCAGTTTAATTTACAGTACAACATTGATGTTCAGGATATTTAAGTGTATATGTATAAGACAGCCTTTGTGCCAGATATTGTTGACTGCAGGGCAATCTAACCATGAGCACTGGTTCTGTTTCATAACTGTCATGTGAACTTAACAAGGTACATGACACAATGTTGGTAACTGACATGTCACTAAATAGCTTTTAACTAAACTTGTCTACTGTAGTGTTGATTGAAAGTTGAAGCAACCTTTTTACTCAAATTTCAATAAGGGGACCAAATCACCTTAAAAGTCCTTCTGGCAGAAATGACAGATACAAAGTCTGATGTGGGGGTTTGATGTTAAAAAGGGTTAAGTTCCACCTATTTGAGGGCTTTGTAAAGACTACCGcttaatgttttgtttagttaCCACAAGCATATGGACGGCGAGTGTCCAACCCAGCCACACCCTTTATTTATCTCTGTTACAAGAGTCAAGTTTCTTCAAAGAAGCAAAACATCTCAATAAGTGTGATTATCTCTGCTTATATATTGTGTACCTCGTTTTTTCCTCTTCCAGAGCCGCACATCCTGCTGTTCCGGCGCCCTCTGCCTAGCCAAAAGTCATAAGGGAGAGAATCTCTGTGTCCTTTGGAAGATCAGCCCTGTTTGCCACAGATCGTCTCATCATAATAAGATGATGCTGTCAAGATTACCAAGCTCTTTTGTGGTAGGTGACTTGTGATTTGGGCTGATGCCGTTGGACCTGGAGAAGGACTATCAAATTTATGAACAGTGGTTGTGGAATGGAGTACAcgttgaagaaaaaaaaaaaaagatcatctCCCCTTCTCTTAGGGAAAAAAGACTTCTTCATATGTTAACAGCGGGACTCCAGAAACCTTTAAATCAGCTTACATGGTCTTTTTGACCTTACCTTATCTGTCCAACATGCTGAACCTGCTTGGATATTCCAGCCTTTTAGAACATGAGTTGTTATAAGATGTGGGAATTGaaacttgttaaaaaaaaatgttagtgATACCAACAGAGTGCATATTGGGTCAGAACACAAGCCTCACTATGTGATCTTAAACAAAGTTTTGACTCGGGGAAAATACCAAACTGCGGTTGCAAGTGACATGTTGCTGCTTGGTTTAAATGacactgaaaatgagcatttaaCACTTTTATGTCATATGCA harbors:
- the cks1b gene encoding cyclin-dependent kinases regulatory subunit 1; its protein translation is MSHKQIYYSDKYDDEKYEYRHVMLPKDIAKRVPKTHLMSETEWRNLGVQQSQGWVHYMIHQPEPHILLFRRPLPSQKS